One region of Juglans microcarpa x Juglans regia isolate MS1-56 chromosome 7S, Jm3101_v1.0, whole genome shotgun sequence genomic DNA includes:
- the LOC121240714 gene encoding protein NRT1/ PTR FAMILY 2.7-like produces the protein MDGRSEFHTPNSGSKRGGWITFPFIAGAFVGLTLASGGWQANLIVYLIQEFNVKSINAAQISNIVNGCINLFPVVGAIIADSFFGSFFVASISACISLLGIILLALTATLDSLRPQKCENGSSFSFCSAPPSKVQYTVLYTGLALACIGVGGTRFTLATMGANQYDKPKDQGIFFNWYFFAFYTASAISNTAIVYIEDNVSWRLGFGLSAITNFIGLAFLLLGNRFYTHDPPQGSPFIGLVQVIVATIRKRKVRLSPKIEDYYYGKDGSITEIVTTPNKSFRFLNRAAFKTEGDIHESDGSIAKPWRICTMQQVEALKTLIRIFPLWSSSIFLGTTIGIQASLTVLQALLMDRHIGPHFQIPAGSILVVVLISTSISLTIIDRFLCPMWQKLTHSSPTPLQRIGLGHVLNILSMAMSALMEWKRLQIAQAHNLQDRPGSIVPMSAFWLFPQLALVGIGEAFHFPGQVALYYQEFPKSLKTTSTAMISLIIAISFYLSTALIDLVRRVTGWLPDNLNGGRVDNVYWALVVVGVLNFGYYLLCSCLYKYQNVEKGEDDTIGEDARGGS, from the exons ATGGATGGCAGATCAGAATTCCACACACCAAACTCCGGTAGCAAAAGAGGTGGATGGATCACCTTCCCCTTCATCGCCG GGGCTTTTGTGGGGTTGACGCTGGCATCTGGAGGATGGCAGGCAAACTTGATTGTGTATCTCATTCAGGAATTTAATGTGAAAAGCATAAATGCTGCTCAGATATCAAACATTGTCAATGGCTGCATCAATCTGTTTCCTGTCGTTGGAGCCATTATTGCCGACTCTTTTTTCGGTTCTTTCTTCGTTGCCTCAATCTCAGCCTGCATCTCTTTGCTG GGCATAATTCTTTTAGCTTTAACAGCAACTCTCGACTCCTTGAGACCTCAGAAATGTGAAAATGGATCAAGCTTCAGCTTCTGCAGTGCACCACCCTCTAAAGTCCAATATACAGTGCTATACACAGGTTTAGCACTGGCATGTATAGGGGTTGGAGGCACACGTTTTACCCTAGCAACAATGGGAGCAAACCAATATGATAAGCCAAAGGATCAAGGGATTTTCTTCAACTGgtatttctttgctttttaCACTGCTTCAGCAATAAGCAACACGGCCATTGTGTACATTGAGGATAATGTGAGTTGGAGATTGGGGTTTGGACTCAGTGCCATCACTAACTTCATTGGCTTGGCCTTTTTGCTTTTGGGAAATCGATTCTACACTCATGATCCACCTCAAGGGAGCCCATTCATAGGTTTGGTTCAGGTTATTGTTGCCACTATTCGGAAAAGGAAAGTGAGGCTCTCCCCCAAAATCGAGGATTACTACTATGGAAAAGATGGATCAATCACAGAAATAGTTACAACCCCCAATAAAAGCTTCAG GTTTCTCAACCGTGCAGCATTTAAAACAGAAGGAGATATTCATGAATCGGATGGTTCAATTGCAAAACCTTGGAGGATATGCACAATGCAACAAGTAGAAGCTCTCAAAACCCTGATAAGAATATTCCCATTATGGTCAAGCAGTATTTTCTTAGGTACTACAATAGGAATCCAGGCCAGTTTGACAGTCCTCCAAGCTTTACTCATGGACCGTCACATTGGGCCTCACTTCCAAATCCCAGCTGGGTCTATCCTAGTCGTGGTCCTAATCTCTACGTCCATCTCTCTCACCATTATCGATCGTTTCTTATGTCCTATGTGGCAGAAGTTGACTCATTCGTCTCCGACACCCCTCCAACGAATAGGGTTAGGCCACGTACTAAACATTCTAAGCATGGCCATGTCAGCACTGATGGAATGGAAACGACTCCAAATAGCCCAAGCCCACAACCTCCAAGACCGCCCCGGTTCCATAGTGCCCATGTCCGCCTTTTGGTTGTTTCCACAACTAGCTTTGGTTGGCATTGGAGAGGCATTTCATTTTCCAGGACAAGTTGCATTGTATTATCAAGAATTCCCCAAGTCCCTGAAAACTACATCAACTGCGATGATTTCATTGATCATTGCGATTTCTTTCTATCTGAGCACTGCACTGATTGATCTTGTTCGGAGGGTAACTGGATGGCTACCAGATAATTTGAATGGTGGAAGGGTTGATAATGTATATTGGGCTTTAGTTGTGGTGGGAGTGCTCAACTTTGGTTACTATTTGCTGTGCTCTTGTCTGTACAAGTATCAGAACGTTGAAAAGGGGGAAGATGATACCATTGGTGAAGATGCCAGAGGTGGGTCTTGA